The proteins below are encoded in one region of Limnochorda pilosa:
- a CDS encoding type II secretion system protein GspD — protein sequence MIARRSWTRLGMAAALALVLLWAVPAGAQSPGDAAGPSASPEPAARIQLSLFETDLREALNELAYQSRVNILMTPDIQGVVTAELQDVTVREALETLLAPFGYTFRWAGSFYLVGIPDPRNLAFGMLSETVAIPLYYIPADRAAALLSDFFDPYVKADPQVNRLLVTGPPEVVARVRHDVALLDRPPAEVELQVLVTELSGNAVRELGLDRLSFDSLGDLALGVETSPDAVSLSYGQVEAHIRALAQKEEATVRGNPRLRVQEGRSTTLFAGQRQFFLIASEQTTRLEEIEAGLRLELTVSRVRNGEVILSIAPSTSQVVSHMDGVPVLQSSELSTTVRLAPGETAVLASLDMAQDLATRRGTPLLSDIPLIGWLFGTRSSQEGSRQLTIFVTAKPLGADETMAPNPGGTQASPPVKGAVSGATGSVTGPTSQGAPGLAAGAATVWVGSLLLPIPRHRLLRVQYLVP from the coding sequence ATGATCGCCCGGCGTTCTTGGACACGCCTGGGCATGGCCGCCGCACTCGCCCTGGTTCTCCTCTGGGCCGTCCCCGCCGGCGCCCAGTCGCCTGGCGATGCGGCCGGCCCGTCGGCGTCGCCCGAGCCGGCCGCCCGCATCCAGCTCAGCCTCTTCGAGACCGACCTGCGCGAGGCGCTCAACGAGCTGGCCTACCAGTCCCGGGTGAACATCCTGATGACGCCCGACATCCAGGGCGTGGTGACCGCCGAGCTTCAGGACGTCACCGTCCGTGAGGCCCTGGAGACGCTCCTGGCCCCGTTCGGCTACACGTTTCGGTGGGCGGGCAGTTTCTACCTGGTGGGCATCCCCGATCCGCGCAACCTGGCCTTCGGCATGCTCTCCGAGACAGTGGCCATCCCGCTCTACTACATCCCGGCCGACCGGGCCGCGGCCCTCCTCTCCGATTTCTTCGATCCCTACGTCAAGGCCGATCCCCAGGTGAACCGCCTCCTGGTCACCGGCCCACCCGAGGTGGTGGCACGGGTCCGCCACGACGTGGCTCTTCTGGACCGGCCGCCAGCCGAGGTCGAGCTGCAGGTGCTCGTCACCGAGCTGAGTGGGAACGCGGTCCGTGAACTGGGCCTCGACAGGCTCTCCTTCGACAGCCTGGGCGACCTGGCCCTGGGGGTCGAGACCTCGCCCGACGCCGTCTCCCTGAGTTACGGTCAGGTGGAGGCCCACATCCGTGCCCTCGCCCAGAAGGAAGAGGCCACGGTGCGGGGCAACCCCAGGCTGCGCGTCCAGGAAGGGCGCTCGACCACCCTCTTCGCCGGCCAGCGGCAGTTCTTCCTGATCGCCTCAGAGCAGACCACCCGGCTCGAGGAGATCGAGGCAGGCCTCCGGTTGGAGCTGACCGTCTCCCGGGTGCGGAACGGTGAGGTGATCCTGAGCATAGCCCCCTCGACGAGTCAGGTGGTCTCCCACATGGACGGCGTGCCGGTGCTGCAGAGCAGCGAGCTCTCCACCACCGTCCGGCTTGCCCCGGGGGAGACGGCCGTGCTCGCCTCGCTGGATATGGCCCAGGACCTCGCGACCCGCCGTGGAACGCCGCTCTTGAGCGACATCCCGCTGATCGGCTGGCTCTTCGGCACCCGCTCGAGCCAGGAGGGCAGCCGGCAGCTCACCATCTTCGTGACCGCCAAGCCCCTGGGCGCCGATGAGACCATGGCGCCCAACCCCGGCGGCACCCAGGCCTCGCCCCCCGTGAAGGGAGCCGTCTCCGGAGCGACGGGATCGGTCACGGGGCCCACGTCTCAGGGGGCTCCGGGGCTGGCCGCCGGCGCGGCCACCGTCTGGGTGGGGAGCCTTCTCCTACCCATTCCCAGACACCGCCTCCTGCGGGTCCAGTACCTGGTCCCCTAG
- a CDS encoding ATP-binding protein: MSVALPAGVSESRLVPIRRELDVYLAIAQARDLARAMGFDAYATTEIETAVSELASNVLHHGVEGEAWLRRSGDRFEVACTDRGPGFAGTAGRPTAGLGVGLPGARRLMDGLTLEDAPAGGARVTAWRRLPPAKPRPGSPVPAGRTGREPLVPGPVGALEAAVALRSAEGESACGDAYAILPLADGVLVAVIDGVGHGPAAAEAAAQVVTALAELAAAKPGAALPEFLQAGHAASSSGRGAVAGLLRVRPAEASWAGVGNVRFHWVADTAQHGPEAGEGAHGQPGGFRMGAPGCLGVRWPDPAPREEAIPGGGIVLMATDGVPFDVLPEAIALPSAGADPSIPEPSGSALREPVEAMVAGAGGRDDALVLAVRLRTPPIAPAHALDTKALHPPR; encoded by the coding sequence ATGAGCGTCGCGTTGCCCGCGGGTGTCAGCGAGAGCCGCCTGGTGCCCATCCGGAGGGAGCTGGACGTCTACCTAGCCATCGCCCAGGCGCGGGACCTGGCCCGCGCCATGGGCTTCGATGCCTACGCGACCACCGAGATCGAGACGGCCGTCTCGGAGCTCGCGAGCAACGTGCTCCACCACGGGGTGGAGGGCGAGGCCTGGCTGCGCCGCTCGGGCGACCGGTTCGAGGTGGCCTGCACCGACCGGGGTCCGGGCTTCGCCGGTACCGCGGGCCGCCCGACCGCCGGCCTAGGGGTCGGCCTTCCGGGAGCCCGGCGGCTGATGGACGGTCTCACCCTGGAGGACGCTCCCGCCGGAGGCGCGCGGGTGACCGCCTGGCGGCGCCTGCCCCCGGCGAAGCCACGGCCCGGCTCGCCCGTGCCCGCCGGCCGGACGGGGCGGGAACCTCTCGTCCCCGGCCCGGTCGGGGCCCTGGAAGCGGCGGTAGCCCTGCGCTCCGCCGAGGGGGAGTCCGCCTGCGGCGATGCCTATGCGATCCTCCCGCTGGCGGATGGGGTGCTGGTGGCGGTGATCGATGGGGTAGGGCACGGGCCGGCCGCGGCCGAAGCGGCCGCCCAGGTGGTGACCGCGCTGGCGGAGCTGGCCGCGGCCAAGCCCGGCGCGGCCCTGCCCGAGTTCCTCCAGGCGGGCCATGCAGCCTCCAGCTCCGGGCGCGGTGCGGTGGCGGGATTGCTCCGCGTCCGCCCCGCGGAAGCCTCCTGGGCCGGGGTGGGGAACGTGCGGTTCCACTGGGTGGCGGATACCGCGCAGCACGGCCCCGAGGCCGGCGAGGGAGCCCACGGACAGCCTGGCGGCTTCCGCATGGGCGCGCCCGGGTGCCTGGGCGTCCGCTGGCCCGACCCGGCTCCCCGGGAGGAGGCCATCCCCGGCGGGGGCATCGTCCTCATGGCCACCGACGGGGTGCCCTTCGACGTTCTCCCGGAAGCCATCGCCCTGCCCTCCGCGGGCGCCGATCCGTCCATCCCGGAGCCGTCCGGTTCCGCTCTCCGCGAACCGGTGGAGGCGATGGTGGCCGGGGCGGGGGGCCGGGACGACGCGCTCGTCCTGGCCGTGCGCCTCCGCACGCCCCCGATCGCGCCCGCTCACGCTCTTGATACGAAAGCGCTACACCCCCCGCGTTGA
- a CDS encoding anti-sigma regulatory factor, with translation MAARAGKVDVRKRVIEIRIEGQDQVVIVTARGAVRELARELGFGVVDQTRIATAVSEIVRNAVQYAGEGHIEFRVLEGEARLGLEIVVSDRGPGIPDVGRVLEGGFSTADGFGRGVSGARALVDDFTLDSLPGQGTRVRMRKWLP, from the coding sequence TGGCTGCGCGCGCCGGAAAGGTAGACGTCCGCAAGCGGGTCATCGAGATCCGCATCGAGGGCCAGGACCAGGTGGTGATCGTCACCGCCCGGGGAGCGGTCCGGGAGCTCGCACGCGAGTTGGGTTTCGGCGTGGTGGACCAGACCCGCATCGCCACCGCCGTCTCTGAGATCGTGAGAAATGCGGTCCAGTACGCCGGCGAGGGCCACATTGAGTTCCGGGTGCTGGAGGGGGAGGCTCGCCTGGGACTGGAGATCGTGGTGTCGGATCGCGGCCCCGGGATCCCCGATGTCGGCCGGGTCCTGGAAGGCGGTTTCTCCACCGCCGACGGCTTCGGCCGGGGCGTGAGCGGCGCCCGGGCCCTCGTGGACGATTTCACCCTCGACAGCCTCCCCGGCCAGGGAACTCGGGTACGGATGCGCAAGTGGCTGCCATGA